One genomic segment of Culturomica massiliensis includes these proteins:
- the mobB gene encoding conjugal transfer protein MobB translates to MVAKISVGSSLYGAIAYNGEKINEAQGRLLTTNRIYNDGSGTVDIGKAMEGFLTFLPPQMKIEKPVVHISLNPHPEDVLTDIELQNIAREYLEKLGFGNQPYLVFKHEDIDRHHLHIVTVNVDENGKRLNRDFLYRRSDRIRRELEQKYGLHPAERKNQRLDNPLRKVAASAGDVKKQVGNTVKALNGQYRFQTMGEYRALLSLYNMTVEEARGNVRGREYHGLVYSVTDDKGNKVGNPFKSSLFGKSAGYEAVQKKFVRSKSEIKDRKLADMTKRTVLSVLQGTYDKDKFVSQLKEKGIDTVLRYTEEGRIYGATFIDHRTGCVLNGSRMGKELSANALQEHFTLPYAGQPPIPLSIPVDAADKAHGQTAYDSEDISGGMGLLTPEGPAVDAEEEAFIRAMKRKKKKKRKGLGM, encoded by the coding sequence ATGGTCGCAAAAATCAGTGTAGGAAGTTCGTTGTACGGCGCGATTGCCTACAACGGGGAGAAGATTAACGAGGCGCAGGGGCGGCTTCTCACCACCAACCGCATCTACAATGACGGTTCGGGAACGGTGGACATAGGCAAGGCGATGGAGGGTTTTCTCACCTTCCTGCCACCGCAGATGAAGATCGAGAAGCCGGTGGTGCATATCTCTCTCAACCCGCACCCGGAGGATGTGCTGACCGATATTGAGTTGCAGAATATCGCCCGCGAGTATCTGGAAAAACTCGGTTTCGGAAACCAGCCTTATCTTGTATTCAAGCACGAGGACATCGACCGCCACCACCTGCACATCGTGACGGTCAACGTGGACGAGAACGGGAAAAGGCTCAACCGGGATTTTCTCTACCGCCGCAGCGACCGTATCCGCAGGGAACTGGAACAGAAGTACGGATTGCATCCGGCAGAACGTAAAAATCAGAGATTGGATAATCCGTTGCGCAAGGTGGCCGCATCGGCAGGTGATGTGAAGAAGCAGGTAGGCAACACCGTGAAGGCTCTGAATGGGCAGTACCGTTTCCAGACGATGGGCGAATACCGTGCGCTCCTTTCCTTATATAATATGACGGTGGAGGAAGCGAGGGGCAACGTGCGCGGACGGGAGTATCACGGGCTGGTCTATTCCGTCACGGACGACAAGGGTAACAAGGTGGGCAACCCGTTCAAATCCTCGCTTTTCGGGAAGTCCGCAGGCTATGAAGCCGTACAGAAGAAGTTTGTCCGTTCCAAATCGGAAATCAAGGATAGGAAACTGGCAGACATGACGAAACGCACCGTCCTTTCCGTGCTGCAAGGCACTTATGACAAGGACAAATTTGTATCCCAACTCAAAGAGAAGGGCATCGACACCGTACTGCGCTACACAGAGGAAGGGCGCATCTATGGGGCTACCTTCATCGACCACCGCACGGGATGCGTGCTGAACGGTTCGCGCATGGGTAAGGAGCTTTCGGCGAATGCCTTGCAGGAACACTTCACCCTGCCATACGCCGGACAACCGCCGATACCGCTATCCATCCCTGTGGATGCTGCGGACAAGGCACACGGGCAGACCGCCTACGACAGTGAAGATATATCGGGCGGTATGGGCTTGCTCACTCCCGAAGGTCCGGCGGTAGATGCCGAGGAAGAGGCTTTCATCCGGGCGATGAAGCGCAAAAAGAAGAAAAAACGCAAGGGCTTGGGTATGTAA
- the mobC gene encoding conjugal transfer protein MobC: MSQQEDDLRALAKIMDFLRAVSIILVVMNVYWFCYEAIRLWGVNIGVVDKILLNFDRTAGLFHSILYTKLFSVLLLALSCLGTKGVKGEKITWGRIWTAFAVGFVLFFLNWWLLPLPLPLEAVTGLYVLTIGTGYVCLLMGGLWMSRLLKHNLMEDVFNNENESFMQETRLIESEYSVNLPTRFYYRKRWNNGWINVVNPFRASIVLGTPGSGKSYAVVNNFIKQQIEKGFSQYIYDFKYPDLSTIAYNHLLNHPDGYKVKPKFYVINFDDPRRSHRCNPIHPDFMEDITDAYESAYTIMLNLNKTWVQKQGDFFVESPIILFASIIWYLKIYQNGKFCTFPHAIEFLNRRYEDIFPILTSYPELENYLSPFMDAWLGGAAEQLMGQIASAKIPLSRMISPQLYWVMSDSEFTLDINNPEEPKILCVGNNPDRQNIYGAALGLYNSRIVKLINKKGMLKSSVIIDELPTIYFKGLDNLIATARSNKVAVCLGFQDFSQLVRDYGDKEAKVVMNTVGNIFSGQVVGETAKTLSERFGKVLQKRQSISINRQDVSTSINTQMDALIPPSKISGLTQGMFVGSVSDNFNERIEQKIFHCEIVVDAEKVKREESAYKKIPVITNFTDEDGNDRMKETVQANYRRIKEEVKQIVQEELERIKNDPVLCKLLPDNETV, from the coding sequence ATGTCACAACAAGAAGACGATTTGAGGGCATTGGCGAAAATCATGGATTTTCTGCGTGCCGTGAGTATCATTTTAGTGGTCATGAACGTGTACTGGTTCTGCTACGAAGCCATCCGGCTGTGGGGCGTGAACATCGGCGTGGTGGACAAAATCCTTCTGAACTTCGACCGCACGGCGGGGCTGTTCCATTCCATTCTCTACACGAAGCTGTTTTCCGTCCTTTTGCTTGCCTTGTCCTGTCTGGGTACGAAGGGTGTCAAGGGTGAGAAAATCACTTGGGGGAGAATCTGGACAGCATTTGCCGTCGGGTTCGTGCTGTTTTTCCTGAACTGGTGGTTGCTGCCCCTGCCGCTGCCGCTTGAAGCGGTGACGGGACTGTATGTCCTTACCATTGGAACGGGCTATGTCTGCCTGTTGATGGGTGGTCTGTGGATGAGCCGCCTGTTGAAACACAATTTGATGGAGGATGTTTTCAACAACGAGAACGAGAGTTTCATGCAGGAAACGAGGCTTATCGAAAGCGAGTATTCGGTCAATCTGCCGACACGTTTCTATTACAGGAAACGCTGGAACAACGGTTGGATCAATGTAGTTAATCCCTTCCGTGCGTCCATCGTGTTGGGTACGCCGGGCAGCGGCAAGTCCTATGCCGTGGTAAACAATTTTATCAAGCAACAGATTGAAAAGGGCTTTAGTCAATACATCTACGATTTCAAGTATCCCGACCTATCTACTATTGCCTACAACCATTTGCTGAACCACCCGGACGGCTACAAGGTAAAGCCGAAGTTCTATGTGATCAACTTCGACGACCCGCGACGCTCTCATCGGTGCAATCCCATTCACCCGGATTTTATGGAAGATATTACGGATGCCTATGAGAGTGCCTACACAATAATGCTCAACCTCAATAAAACGTGGGTGCAAAAGCAGGGCGACTTCTTCGTGGAGTCACCTATCATTCTGTTTGCCAGTATTATCTGGTATCTCAAAATCTATCAGAACGGGAAGTTTTGCACGTTTCCCCATGCTATCGAGTTTCTGAACCGCCGTTACGAGGATATATTTCCGATACTGACCTCTTATCCGGAGCTGGAGAACTACCTTTCGCCGTTCATGGATGCGTGGCTTGGAGGGGCTGCGGAGCAGCTCATGGGTCAGATAGCGTCGGCAAAAATCCCGCTTTCGAGGATGATTTCACCGCAGCTCTACTGGGTGATGTCAGACAGCGAGTTTACGCTGGACATCAACAATCCCGAAGAGCCGAAAATCCTCTGCGTGGGTAACAATCCCGACCGTCAGAATATCTACGGTGCGGCACTCGGTCTGTATAATTCCCGTATCGTGAAGCTCATCAACAAGAAGGGGATGCTGAAGTCATCGGTCATCATCGACGAGTTGCCCACAATATACTTCAAAGGGTTGGACAATCTTATAGCTACCGCCCGAAGCAACAAGGTTGCCGTGTGTCTGGGCTTTCAGGATTTCAGCCAGTTAGTGCGTGACTACGGGGACAAAGAGGCGAAAGTGGTGATGAACACTGTCGGCAATATTTTCTCCGGTCAGGTGGTGGGGGAAACAGCCAAGACGCTCTCCGAGCGGTTCGGTAAGGTGTTGCAGAAACGGCAGTCCATCTCCATCAACCGGCAGGATGTTTCCACCTCCATCAACACGCAGATGGACGCGCTCATTCCACCGAGTAAGATTTCCGGGCTTACGCAGGGAATGTTTGTCGGTTCTGTATCCGACAACTTCAACGAGCGTATCGAGCAGAAGATTTTTCATTGCGAGATTGTGGTGGATGCCGAAAAGGTGAAACGGGAAGAAAGTGCCTACAAGAAAATTCCCGTCATTACAAACTTCACGGACGAGGACGGCAACGACCGCATGAAGGAAACGGTGCAGGCGAACTACCGGCGCATCAAGGAAGAGGTGAAGCAGATTGTGCAGGAGGAACTGGAGCGTATCAAAAACGATCCGGTGCTGTGTAAACTGCTACCAGATAATGAGACTGTCTAA
- a CDS encoding DUF3408 domain-containing protein, producing the protein MGSRKVNTEGIDEELLLASIGRRTQDGTLRPAQEVPAAAPTEEDTAAPEPSPVQPVTREKAQRESGRRKRQDEDYNELFLRRNEIKTRQCVYISRDVHGKILRIVNDIAGGEISVGGYVDTVLRQHLEQHKERINELYKKQREDLI; encoded by the coding sequence ATGGGCAGCAGGAAAGTGAACACGGAAGGCATCGACGAGGAACTGCTGTTAGCCTCCATCGGGCGGCGCACACAGGACGGGACACTGCGCCCCGCACAGGAAGTACCCGCAGCTGCACCGACCGAAGAGGACACCGCCGCACCGGAACCATCTCCTGTGCAACCCGTAACACGGGAAAAAGCGCAGAGGGAAAGTGGACGCCGGAAAAGGCAGGACGAGGACTACAACGAGCTATTCCTGCGCCGCAACGAGATAAAGACCCGCCAATGTGTCTATATCAGCCGTGACGTCCACGGCAAGATCCTCAGAATCGTGAACGACATCGCCGGAGGGGAAATCTCAGTAGGCGGATATGTGGATACCGTGCTGCGCCAGCATCTGGAACAGCACAAGGAGAGAATCAACGAACTGTACAAGAAACAACGTGAAGATCTGATTTGA
- a CDS encoding DUF4133 domain-containing protein, with translation MAEYPINKGIGRPVEFKGLKAQYLFIFCGGLLALFVLFVILYMVGIDQWICIGFGAASSSLLVWQTFALNARYGEHGLMKLGAARSHPRYLINRRRITRLFKRQRKEERQ, from the coding sequence ATGGCTGAATACCCAATCAACAAGGGTATCGGCCGTCCGGTAGAGTTCAAGGGCTTGAAGGCACAGTACCTCTTCATCTTCTGCGGAGGTCTGCTGGCTCTCTTCGTCCTGTTCGTCATCCTCTACATGGTCGGTATCGACCAGTGGATATGTATCGGCTTCGGCGCGGCATCGTCCTCCCTCCTTGTATGGCAGACCTTCGCGCTGAACGCCCGGTACGGTGAACACGGGCTGATGAAATTAGGAGCGGCACGGAGCCATCCCCGATACCTTATCAACCGGCGGCGGATAACCCGTCTGTTCAAACGACAACGAAAGGAAGAAAGACAATGA
- a CDS encoding ParA family protein, with amino-acid sequence MINGTFKYPEIRFFGYLPKRIPEPSETRFSDNSVTYGFNDFMTQCRQSPFVRRTASPQNRIRDDPPACVVTEADGATAKSVWKQKNKSSTIKINGTMSKEIFVAFATQKGGIGKSTVTALAASYLHNVKGYNVAVVDCDDPQHSIHGLREHEMGLIDSSTYFKALACDHFRRIKKNAYTIVKSNAVNALDDAERMIATEDVKPDVVFFDMPGTLRSNGVIKTLSQMDYIFTPLSADRFVVESTLKFVTMFRDRLMTTGQAKTKGLHLFWTMVDGRERNDLYGIYEEVIAEMGFPVLSTRLPDSKKFRRDLSEERKSVFRSTIFPMDTALLKGSGIREFSEEISDIIRPQ; translated from the coding sequence ATGATAAACGGAACATTCAAATACCCGGAAATCCGCTTCTTCGGATACTTGCCGAAACGGATACCCGAACCGTCGGAAACCCGGTTCTCCGACAATTCGGTGACGTATGGATTCAATGACTTCATGACGCAATGTCGTCAATCACCATTTGTCCGACGCACCGCTTCACCACAGAACCGGATACGCGACGACCCGCCTGCGTGTGTAGTCACGGAAGCGGATGGTGCGACAGCCAAATCCGTATGGAAACAGAAAAACAAATCATCAACAATTAAAATAAATGGAACTATGAGTAAGGAAATCTTCGTTGCATTCGCAACACAGAAAGGTGGCATCGGCAAATCCACTGTCACGGCACTTGCCGCCAGCTACCTGCACAACGTGAAAGGCTACAATGTCGCCGTCGTGGACTGCGACGACCCGCAGCACAGCATCCACGGGCTGCGCGAACACGAAATGGGGCTTATCGACAGCAGCACCTACTTCAAGGCTCTCGCTTGCGACCATTTCCGCCGGATCAAAAAGAACGCCTACACCATCGTCAAAAGCAATGCGGTGAACGCCCTCGACGATGCCGAGAGGATGATTGCCACTGAGGACGTGAAACCCGACGTGGTGTTCTTCGACATGCCCGGCACACTCCGAAGCAACGGCGTGATAAAGACGCTCTCGCAGATGGACTACATTTTCACTCCGCTGAGTGCCGACCGCTTTGTCGTGGAGAGTACCCTGAAATTCGTCACGATGTTCCGCGACAGGCTGATGACTACCGGACAGGCGAAAACAAAGGGGCTGCATCTGTTCTGGACGATGGTGGACGGCAGGGAGAGGAACGACTTGTACGGCATCTACGAGGAAGTGATAGCCGAAATGGGCTTTCCGGTACTTTCCACCCGCTTGCCCGACAGCAAGAAGTTCCGCCGTGACCTTTCGGAAGAGCGCAAGAGCGTTTTCCGCTCCACCATCTTCCCGATGGACACGGCACTGCTGAAAGGGAGTGGCATCCGGGAGTTTTCCGAAGAGATAAGCGACATCATCAGACCGCAGTGA
- the mobA gene encoding conjugal transfer protein MobA, which yields MKEKRKSKSGRNPKLDPAVYRYTVRFNEEEHNRFLAMFGKSGVYARSVFLKAHFFGQPFKVLKVDKTLVDYYTKLSDFHAQFRAVGTNYNQVVKELRLHFSEKKAMALLYKLEQHTVELVKLSRRIVELSREMEAKWSQKSV from the coding sequence ATGAAAGAGAAAAGGAAAAGCAAATCAGGGAGAAATCCCAAACTTGATCCGGCGGTGTACCGGTACACCGTCCGTTTCAACGAGGAGGAACACAACCGTTTCCTCGCCATGTTCGGAAAATCGGGTGTCTATGCACGGTCTGTTTTCCTCAAAGCGCACTTCTTCGGGCAACCGTTCAAGGTGCTGAAGGTGGACAAGACGTTGGTGGACTATTACACCAAACTGTCGGATTTTCATGCACAATTCCGTGCCGTGGGTACGAATTACAACCAAGTCGTGAAGGAACTGAGGCTGCATTTTTCAGAGAAAAAGGCGATGGCGTTGCTCTACAAATTAGAGCAACACACCGTCGAACTCGTGAAACTGAGCCGCCGGATTGTGGAACTTTCAAGGGAAATGGAGGCAAAATGGTCGCAAAAATCAGTGTAG
- a CDS encoding DUF3408 domain-containing protein gives MEKEMTPNEKRPQQDCGGMFTQVQASVEILSPVPVSGKCSEKDYERLFIRDPEVKAREGKMAYVRPEYHERIMRITRVIGHDRLTLSAYIDHVLTHHFNQCEDAIKSLYARNYNSVF, from the coding sequence ATGGAAAAAGAAATGACACCGAATGAAAAAAGACCACAGCAAGACTGCGGAGGTATGTTTACCCAAGTGCAGGCGAGTGTGGAAATACTGTCGCCTGTCCCGGTAAGCGGCAAATGCAGTGAGAAGGACTATGAACGCCTGTTCATCCGCGACCCGGAAGTAAAGGCACGTGAGGGGAAGATGGCGTATGTGCGCCCGGAGTACCACGAGCGTATCATGCGTATCACCCGTGTAATCGGGCATGACCGGCTTACGCTGTCCGCTTACATCGACCATGTGCTGACGCACCACTTCAACCAGTGCGAAGATGCGATAAAGAGCCTTTATGCCCGAAATTACAATTCAGTATTCTAA
- a CDS encoding DUF4134 domain-containing protein: MNKNILKNRKAILSAALVIAATASAFAQGNGIAGINEATSMVSSYFDPGTKLIYAIGAVVGLIGGVKVYGKFSSGDPDTSKTAASWFGACIFLIVAATILRSFFL; encoded by the coding sequence ATGAACAAGAACATCTTGAAAAACAGAAAAGCAATCCTCTCCGCGGCACTTGTCATCGCCGCAACCGCCTCCGCTTTCGCGCAGGGAAACGGCATCGCGGGCATCAACGAAGCCACCTCTATGGTGAGTTCTTATTTCGACCCCGGAACTAAACTGATATACGCCATCGGTGCAGTCGTCGGGCTTATCGGGGGCGTAAAAGTGTACGGCAAGTTTTCATCGGGCGACCCCGACACCAGCAAGACAGCCGCCTCGTGGTTCGGCGCGTGCATCTTCCTGATTGTTGCCGCCACCATCCTGCGCTCATTCTTCCTTTAA